The genomic DNA GTGGTGCTGTGTCTGCTGGCCAcagacgacgaggaggacgtgGCTCTCCAGATCCACTTCACCTTGATCCAGGCATTCTGCTGCGAGAATGACATCAACATCCTGCGGGTGTGCAACATGCATCGTCTGGCAGAAATCCTGGGAGGAGTGAAAGCTGGAGGGGAGCCCACGGACCTGCACTGCGTCCTAGTTACCGTAAGTGTCCTTTATTCATGTTCATTGTCCGTGCTTGCAAGGAACCGTTGCCTGCATTTGCAAATCACAATAATTTCCATCTGTTTGCACGTTTTTGCGAATCTGCAGACGCTAACGTGCGTTTTGTCCCTCTTTTGTGCAGAATCCCCAGTCCTCCCTGTGGAAGGACCCGGCCCTGAGCAAAGTGACCAGATTCTGCAGAGAAAGCCGCTGTTTGGACCAGTGGGTGCCCCTTATCAACCTGCCCGACCGATGAAGCGGCT from Cyclopterus lumpus isolate fCycLum1 chromosome 4, fCycLum1.pri, whole genome shotgun sequence includes the following:
- the gadd45ab gene encoding growth arrest and DNA-damage-inducible, alpha, b, translating into MCNMTFEETSGDNSSERMESVAQALEEVLSSALPQGCTTVGVYEAAKSLNADPDNVVLCLLATDDEEDVALQIHFTLIQAFCCENDINILRVCNMHRLAEILGGVKAGGEPTDLHCVLVTNPQSSLWKDPALSKVTRFCRESRCLDQWVPLINLPDR